A genome region from Coffea arabica cultivar ET-39 chromosome 7e, Coffea Arabica ET-39 HiFi, whole genome shotgun sequence includes the following:
- the LOC140011285 gene encoding small nuclear ribonucleoprotein SmD3b-like, translated as RAESSTEAAWLNAKTIGIASSRTSLSRLRFMVIPDMLKNALMFKHLEARIKDKGSALGVGWGRAVAMRARAQAAGRGCPPGRGVVPPVRR; from the exons AGAGCGGAGAGCTCTACAGAGGCAGCATGGTTGAATGCGAAGACAATTGGAATTGCCAGCTCAAGAACATCACTTTCACGACTAAG GTTTATGGTGATTCCAGATATGCTTAAGAATGCTTTAATGTTCAAACATTTAGAAGCTAGAATCAAG GACAAGGGTTCAGCACTTGGCGTTGGATGGGGACGTGCTGTTGCCATGAGAGCCAGG GCTCAGGCTGCTGGTCGTGGATGTCCACCTGGCAGGGGCGTTGTGCCACCTGTAAGGAGGTGA
- the LOC140011286 gene encoding uncharacterized protein produces MLETFCGELRRANPGSTVFVETDIDEDGVSRFRRLYMCLEPIKRGPYGGQLLLAVGMDGDNKMFPLALSVVGVENYDNWSWSLGLLVQDLQISDSSTWCIMTDKQKGIVQAVKDKLPQAEHRCCVQHLYTNFKQMHRGLALKDRLWSCARASYMTQFKAEIEMMKQESKDAYTWLDEKDPNTWSRAHFKTGLDCDILRMEKNREAMSKHEDLLCPAIFDILEKAKKEQCMCICYYAGTMKYQICCHFGDQFVIDLGSKTCTCRKWQLREIPYGHAVAAFNRRRDKPEKNVAPFYWKSTYMKSYEPVLNPINGPNLWAPETLVCEL; encoded by the exons ATGTTGGAAACATTTTGTGGTGAATTGAGGAGGGCAAATCCGGGATCTACTGTGTTTGTTGAGACTGATATAGATGAAGATGGTGTTTCTAGGTTTAGAAGGCTGTAtatgtgcttagaaccaataaAGAGAG GTCCATATGGTGGGCAGCTTTTATTAGCAGTTGGAATGGATGGTGATAACAAAATGTTTCCGTTGGCTTTGTCAGTTGTTGGGGTAGAGAATTATGATAACTGGAGTTGGTCTTTAGGATTACTTGTACAAGATTTACAAATTTCAGACTCTAGTACATGGTGCATTATGACTGACAAACAGAAG GGTATAGTTCAGGCTGTTAAGGACAAACTTCCACAAGCTGAGCATAGGTGTTGTGTCCAACACCTTTATACTAACTTCAAGCAAATGCATAGAGGTCTTGCTCTTAAAGATAGGCTTTGGAGCTGTGCAAGGGCTTCATATATGACTCAGTTCAAAGCAGAAATAGAGATGATGAAGCAAGAATCAAAGGATGCATATACATGGTTGGATGAAAAGGACCCTAATACTTGGTCTAGGGCTCATTTCAAGACTGGATTGGATTGCGATATATTG AGAATGGAGAAGAATAGAGAGGCAATGTCCAAGCATGAAG ATCTCTTATGTCCAGCAATTTTTGACATTCTTGAGAAGGCCAAGAAAGAGCAATGCATGTGCATCTGCTATTATGCTGGCACAATGAAGTATCAGATATGCTGTCATTTTGGTGACCAGTTTGTCATTGATTTAGGGAGCAAGACCTGCACTTGTAGAAAATGGCAACTGAGGGAAATCCCATATGGCCATGCAGTTGCTGCTTTTAATAGGAGACGTgacaaaccagaaaaaaatgTGGCACCCTTCTATTGGAAGAGTACATACATGAAGAGTTATGAACCTGTGTTGAATCCAATCAATGGTCCTAATCTATGGGCCCCAGAGACTCTTGTTTGTGAATTGTGA
- the LOC113697983 gene encoding origin of replication complex subunit 1 isoform X3: protein MAETPKKRSKQTPKHQQHDLSSSNAITIPATPVALEPTPVRRSSRLYTTPTAATAPPPPPPRFTRRKSLNFTTTTPTPIPKTPKKPAPQSQEDAAKQISPISPDRYETRRKRKLDEEKNAGLAKNKDLKGGKKRVYYRKVVYDGGEFSIGDDVYVKRRENAESDNEDPEVEECVMCFKAGRAVMIECDECLGGFHLKCLKPPLKEVPEGDWICRFCEATKLGKNVELPVPPAGKKRARTAKEKFLSSDLWAAHIESMWKEVDGTYWFRSRWYIIPEETAAGRQPHNLRRELYRTNEFADVEMESIIRHCYVMNPKDFSKAADEGDDVFLCEYEYDVCWHSFKRIAEISNNEEDAEEDESDKDWNSCEITDSDSEDDTDYKKEKINGSQRGPSFGHSLAANLRKGQFFGLQKIGAKKIPEHTRCHKQTEIGKAKAMLLLACLPKSPPCRNKEMEEITAFIKGAVSDGQCLGKCLYIHGVPGTGKTMTVLAVMRTLKIEVDSGNIKPYCFVEINGLKLASPENIYRVIYEALTGHRVSWKKALHLLNERFSNGTNWEEENNKPCILLIDELDLLVTRNQSVLYNILDWPTKPHSKLIVIGIANTMDLPEKLLPRISSRMGIQRLCFGPYNYQQLQEIISSRLKGIDAFEKPAIEFASRKVAAVSGDARRALEICRRAAELADYRLRKSQSLNDSAGTRRSLVGVADVEAAVKEMFQAPHIQVMKSCSKLSKIFLAAMVHELYKTGMGETSFEKSYSLLLCYHLNA from the exons ATGGCTGAAACTCCAAAGAAAAGATCCAAACAAACCCCTAAGCACCAACAGCATgatctatcttcctcaaatgCCATTACAATCCCTGCAACCCCAGTAGCCCTAGAACCCACCCCTGTCCGCCGATCTTCCCGCCTTTACACCACCCCAACAGCGGCCACTGCTCCACCTCCTCCACCACCACGTTTCACCCGCCGTAAATCCCTCAATTTCACAACCACCACCCCCACCCCCATCCCCAAAACCCCCAAGAAACCAGCTCCCCAAAGTCAAGAAGATGCTGCTAAGCAGATTTCGCCTATATCCCCCGATCGATATGAAActaggagaaaaagaaaattagatgAAGAAAAGAATGCGGGTCTTGCGAAAAATAAGGATTTGAAAGGGGGGAAGAAAAGGGTTTATTATAGAAAAGTGGTTTATGATGGGGGTGAGTTTTCTATAGGGGATGATGTCTATGTGAAGAGGAGAGAGAATGCTGAATCGGATAATGAGGATCCTGAAGTGGAGGAGTGTGTGATGTGCTTTAAGGCTGGGAGGGCGGTGATGATTGAGTGTGATGAATGCTTGGGGGGATTTCATCTCAAATGTTTGAAACCACCTTTAAAGGAGGTTCCAGAGGGGGATTGGATTTGCAGGTTCTGCGAGGCAACAAAGTTGGGGAAAAATGTTGAATTGCCTGTGCCACCTGCAGGGAAGAAGAGGGCTAGGACTGCTAAGGAGAAGTTTCTTTCGAGTGATTTGTGGGCAGCCCATATTGAAAG TATGTGGAAGGAAGTGGATGGTACTTATTGGTTTCGGTCTCGATGGTATATTATTCCTGAGGAGACTGCTGCTGGGAGACAGCCACACAATTTAAGGAGGGAGCTTTACAGGACTAATGAATTTGCTGATGTTGAG ATGGAATCTATCATTAGGCATTGTTATGTTATGAACCCTAAAGATTTTAGCAAGGCTGCTGATGAAGGAGACGACGTTTTCCTGTGTGAATATGAGTATGATGTATGTTGGCACAGTTTCAAACGCATTGCAGAAATCTCAAATAATGAAGAG GATGCTGAAGAGGATGAAAGTGATAAGGACTGGAATTCTTGCGAAATTACGGACTCTGATTCTGAAGATGACACAGACTATAAAAAAGAGAAGATTAATGGCTCCCAGCGTGGAccctcatttggtcattcattggCTGCT AACTTGCGGAAGGGGCAATTTTTTGGACTTCAAAAGATTGGGGCAAAGAAAATACCAGAACACACAAGATGCCACAAACAAACAGAAATTGGAAAAGCAAAAGCTATGCTTCTACTGGCATGCTTACCTAAGTCTCCACCTTGTAGGAATAA AGAAATGGAAGAAATAACTGCATTTATCAAAGGAGCTGTATCTGATGGTCAATGCCTCGGAAAATGTCTTTATATTCATGGAGTTCCTGGAACTGGGAAG ACAATGACTGTCCTTGCAGTAATGAGGACCCTAAAAATCGAAGTTGATTCTGGGAATATCAAGCCTTATTGCTTCGTTGAGATCAATGGTCTAAAGCTAGCCTCACCTGAAAATATCTACAGA GTAATCTATGAAGCTTTAACTGGACACAGAGTTAGTTGGAAAAAGGCTCTACACTTATTGAATGAGCGATTCTCAAATGGGACGAATTGGGAAGAAGAAAATAACAAGCCTTGCATCCTACTCATAGATGAACTTGATCTTTTAGTAACCAGAAATCAATCG GTTTTGTACAACATTCTTGATTGGCCTACCAAGCCACATTCCAAACTAATTGTGATAG GTATAGCAAATACCATGGATCTTCCTGAAAAGTTGCTTCCACGCATCTCGAGTCGGATGGGCATACAGAGGCTTTGCTTTGGGCCCTATAACTACCAGCAGCTTCAAGAAATCATATCTAGTCGCCTCAAAGGAATTGATGCTTTTGAAAAACCAGCAATTGAATTTGCTTCtagaaag GTTGCTGCTGTCTCTGGTGATGCTCGCCGTGCACTGGAGATATGTAGGCGAGCGGCAGAACTTGCAGATTATCGCTTAAGAAAATCACAATCACTTAATGATTCCGCTGGTACAA